One genomic segment of Paenibacillus sp. FSL H8-0332 includes these proteins:
- a CDS encoding family 43 glycosylhydrolase, giving the protein MTQQQGFNPYLPSWEYVPDAEPYVFEGRVYVYGSHDRFNGHAFCLNDYVCWSAPEDNLADWHYEGVIYQTTDDPLNPEGSMCLYAPDVTQGPDGRYYLYYVLDKVPVVSVAVCDKPGGKYEFYGYVTYGDGTRLGERAGDEPQFDPGVLTEGDTTYLYTGFCGYGDKSRHGAMATVLGPDMLTIIEEPVFVAPSQPYSQGTGFEGYEFFEAPSIRKRGDIYYLVYSSISMHELCYATSSHPTRDFVYQGVIVSNCDLHIDTYKPADQTMYYGGNNHGSIVEVNGAWYIFYHRHTNGTAFSRQGCIEPITFHEDGTIPQVEITTSGPNGGPLEGRGEYPAYLACHLFTKDQEMYTGGFGKVGAWMDSRFPKITQDGGDGEEEVGYIANMTESATAGFKYFDCKGVSRVSIKVRGYCHGEFQVKTAWDGPALASIPVGFTNVWKEYAAEVAIPDGVQALYFTYTGNGGAQFASFMLE; this is encoded by the coding sequence ATGACACAACAACAAGGATTCAACCCATATCTGCCTTCCTGGGAGTACGTGCCGGATGCGGAACCATATGTTTTTGAAGGAAGAGTATATGTCTATGGCTCGCATGACCGGTTCAACGGACACGCCTTCTGTCTGAACGATTATGTCTGCTGGTCAGCGCCGGAGGACAATCTGGCTGATTGGCATTATGAAGGTGTGATCTACCAGACGACAGATGACCCGCTCAACCCGGAAGGCAGCATGTGTCTCTATGCACCGGATGTGACGCAGGGACCGGACGGGCGCTATTATCTCTACTATGTACTGGACAAGGTTCCTGTCGTATCGGTAGCGGTCTGCGATAAGCCGGGCGGCAAATACGAATTCTACGGCTATGTCACCTATGGGGACGGCACGCGTCTGGGCGAACGGGCAGGCGATGAGCCGCAGTTTGACCCGGGGGTATTGACCGAAGGCGACACCACTTACCTGTACACCGGCTTCTGCGGATACGGAGACAAGTCGAGACACGGTGCGATGGCTACTGTACTCGGTCCCGATATGCTTACGATTATTGAGGAGCCTGTGTTCGTTGCACCGAGCCAGCCTTACAGCCAGGGGACCGGCTTCGAGGGTTATGAGTTCTTCGAGGCCCCTTCCATCCGCAAAAGAGGAGATATCTACTACCTGGTCTATTCCTCAATCTCCATGCATGAGCTGTGTTATGCCACCAGCAGCCATCCTACCCGGGATTTCGTGTACCAGGGAGTCATTGTGAGCAACTGTGATCTGCATATCGATACGTATAAGCCTGCGGACCAGACGATGTATTACGGCGGCAATAACCACGGCAGCATCGTGGAGGTTAATGGAGCGTGGTATATCTTCTATCACCGGCATACCAACGGGACCGCGTTCTCGCGCCAGGGCTGCATCGAGCCGATTACGTTCCATGAAGACGGCACCATCCCGCAGGTGGAGATTACAACCTCCGGCCCGAACGGCGGCCCGCTGGAGGGACGCGGAGAATATCCCGCTTACCTGGCCTGTCATTTGTTCACCAAGGATCAGGAGATGTATACCGGAGGGTTTGGCAAGGTGGGGGCCTGGATGGACAGCCGGTTCCCGAAAATTACCCAGGACGGCGGAGACGGCGAAGAAGAGGTTGGCTATATTGCCAATATGACGGAGTCGGCGACCGCCGGGTTCAAGTATTTTGACTGCAAGGGGGTTAGCCGGGTCTCCATCAAGGTGCGGGGATATTGCCATGGGGAGTTCCAGGTGAAGACGGCTTGGGACGGGCCTGCACTTGCCTCTATTCCGGTAGGCTTCACGAATGTCTGGAAAGAATATGCTGCGGAAGTGGCGATTCCGGACGGCGTTCAGGCGCTGTATTTCACGTATACCGGCAATGGCGGCGCGCAGTTTGCATCGTTTATGCTGGAGTAG
- a CDS encoding AraC family transcriptional regulator produces MYEHRYRENKLHGQPEFPLHIYRVEHQASVHSILPVHWHNEMEIIYLAEGRATFYIESREFAIQAGDALIVHPGELHSGMDTAMGGTCYYSIVFKSSWLSSPQPDRVQELFLDPVLQGTVRLPVLLSAADAAHSPLLQLIRELLSRYERKPGAYEMSLKALLLLFIADSYQYGLTGLNPASETRHGREYNRQIREVLSYMEAHSRDRLELDQLAAVVALSRSHFCKFFKAQTGMRPMEYLNYIRISQAASLLRSGSYNVLEAALESGYQHVSYFSKWFKHYMNMTPSEYKARYSSGV; encoded by the coding sequence ATGTACGAACACCGTTACCGGGAGAACAAGCTGCACGGCCAGCCGGAATTCCCGCTGCATATCTACCGGGTGGAGCATCAGGCAAGCGTGCATTCCATTCTTCCGGTGCACTGGCATAATGAAATGGAGATTATCTATCTGGCGGAAGGCCGCGCTACCTTCTATATTGAGAGCCGCGAGTTCGCCATCCAGGCAGGAGATGCCCTGATCGTTCATCCCGGTGAGCTTCATTCAGGCATGGACACCGCCATGGGCGGCACCTGTTATTATTCCATCGTGTTTAAAAGCTCCTGGCTGTCTTCACCACAGCCCGACCGGGTACAGGAGCTGTTCCTGGACCCGGTTCTGCAAGGGACGGTCCGGCTACCCGTTCTGTTATCTGCTGCAGACGCCGCCCACTCCCCCTTGCTTCAGCTGATCAGGGAGCTGCTCAGCCGCTATGAGCGTAAGCCCGGGGCTTATGAAATGAGCCTGAAGGCGCTCCTGCTGCTGTTCATCGCAGACAGCTATCAATACGGGCTGACCGGCTTGAACCCGGCGTCGGAGACCCGGCACGGCCGGGAATATAACCGGCAGATCCGGGAGGTGCTGAGCTATATGGAGGCGCATTCCCGCGACCGGCTGGAGCTGGATCAACTTGCCGCCGTGGTAGCGCTGAGCCGCTCGCATTTCTGCAAGTTTTTCAAAGCTCAGACAGGGATGCGCCCGATGGAGTACCTGAATTATATCCGCATCAGCCAGGCGGCCAGTCTGCTCCGCAGCGGATCATACAATGTGCTGGAAGCTGCGCTGGAGTCAGGCTACCAGCATGTCAGCTATTTTTCCAAATGGTTCAAGCATTATATGAACATGACCCCCTCGGAGTACAAGGCCCGGTATTCTTCCGGCGTGTAG
- a CDS encoding TIM-barrel domain-containing protein, translating to MKLITVQSGEAGVRLETSEGMMHIGWCTPGIARIRYTLNAELSGKESLMVVSRPAAENVEYNVTELPGHLEISTGQLTIEVDKETCAFSYRAADGTLLTREPARGGKTLERTEVYHTVFDASSDTVETGQGADGLRARAEGVNRRLDREAFHTKLEFEWQEGEALYGLGSHEEGMMNLRGRQQYLYQQNMKAVVPVLVSTRGYGILVDSGSYMTFHDDDFGSYLWSDADEEMDYYFIYGPEFDQITAGIRYLTGEAPMLPKWSFGYVQSKERYVSQAELLAIVQEYRERSLPLDCIVLDWQSWTGNLWGQKTFDPERFPDPSQMMDSLHAMNAKLMVSIWPIMGAGGENHEEMKARGFLLSNQATYDAFSEEARALYWKQANEGLFAHGIDAWWCDCTEPFEADWKGAVKPEPEQRLLINTAESKRYLDPGLINAYSMQHSKGIYEGQRAATSEKRVINLTRSAFAGQHRYGTITWSGDIAANWETLRKQIADGLNFCVTGSPYWTLDIGAFFVKNHKEQWFCCGDYDEGVADLGYRELYVRWFQLGAFLPMFRSHGTDTPREIWQFGQEGELMYDTLVNYLKLRYRLMPYIYSLAGAVAHRSYTMFRALAFDYREDVRVHSISDQFMFGPAFMVAPVTEAMYYGPGSRELEGVLKQRSVYLPEGEWYDYWSDERLEGGVTIVAKADLETLPLYVRAGSVVPLGPDVQYTDEQPEAVTRLKVYGGKDAAFTLYEDEGDNYNYETGSYAMIELSWCEADRSLTIGKRAGDYAGMQAVRQFAVEMAGHAGSCIVTYEGEALTVRAEDLHS from the coding sequence ATGAAACTGATAACTGTTCAATCCGGCGAGGCTGGCGTAAGGCTGGAGACTAGTGAGGGAATGATGCATATCGGCTGGTGTACGCCGGGGATTGCCAGAATTCGTTATACGCTGAATGCCGAGCTGAGCGGCAAAGAGAGTCTGATGGTGGTAAGCCGGCCAGCGGCAGAGAATGTAGAGTACAATGTGACTGAACTGCCCGGCCATCTGGAGATATCAACGGGGCAGCTAACGATTGAAGTGGATAAAGAGACCTGTGCGTTCAGCTACAGAGCTGCGGACGGCACATTGCTGACACGGGAGCCAGCCAGAGGCGGCAAAACCCTGGAGCGCACAGAGGTCTATCATACAGTCTTCGATGCCTCATCAGACACGGTCGAGACTGGGCAGGGTGCAGATGGTCTGCGTGCCAGAGCGGAGGGGGTTAACCGGAGGCTGGACCGGGAGGCTTTTCACACGAAGCTGGAATTCGAATGGCAGGAAGGCGAAGCCCTGTACGGACTTGGCTCCCATGAAGAGGGGATGATGAACCTCCGGGGACGGCAGCAATATTTGTACCAGCAGAATATGAAGGCGGTTGTACCGGTACTGGTGTCTACACGCGGCTATGGGATTCTGGTAGATTCGGGGTCTTATATGACTTTTCATGACGATGACTTTGGCTCGTATCTCTGGAGTGATGCGGATGAAGAGATGGATTACTATTTCATTTATGGTCCGGAATTCGATCAGATTACGGCGGGAATCCGCTATCTGACCGGAGAAGCGCCGATGCTGCCGAAGTGGTCCTTCGGGTATGTGCAGTCCAAGGAAAGATACGTCTCCCAGGCGGAACTCCTTGCCATCGTACAAGAGTATCGTGAACGTTCGCTTCCCCTCGACTGTATCGTGCTCGACTGGCAGTCCTGGACGGGCAATCTGTGGGGGCAAAAGACTTTCGATCCCGAGCGCTTCCCCGATCCCTCACAGATGATGGACAGCCTGCACGCCATGAACGCCAAGCTGATGGTGTCGATCTGGCCGATTATGGGCGCGGGCGGGGAGAATCATGAAGAGATGAAGGCACGCGGTTTCCTGCTCAGCAATCAGGCGACTTATGATGCCTTCTCGGAGGAGGCTCGTGCGCTGTACTGGAAGCAGGCCAACGAAGGGCTGTTCGCCCACGGCATTGATGCCTGGTGGTGCGATTGCACCGAGCCGTTCGAAGCGGACTGGAAGGGTGCGGTCAAGCCGGAGCCGGAGCAGCGGCTGCTGATTAATACAGCAGAATCGAAGCGTTATCTCGATCCGGGCTTGATCAATGCCTATTCCATGCAGCACTCCAAAGGGATCTATGAAGGCCAGCGGGCAGCAACCTCAGAGAAGCGGGTAATCAATCTGACACGTTCGGCGTTCGCAGGGCAACACCGCTATGGCACGATAACATGGTCAGGCGATATAGCCGCCAATTGGGAGACGCTGAGAAAGCAGATTGCAGACGGCCTTAACTTTTGCGTGACTGGTTCGCCTTACTGGACGCTGGATATCGGGGCGTTCTTCGTGAAGAATCACAAGGAGCAATGGTTCTGTTGCGGGGATTATGACGAGGGTGTTGCTGATCTGGGCTACCGGGAGCTATATGTCCGCTGGTTCCAGCTTGGAGCCTTCCTGCCGATGTTTCGTTCGCATGGCACGGATACGCCGAGAGAGATATGGCAGTTCGGCCAGGAGGGTGAGCTGATGTATGACACGCTGGTGAACTATCTGAAGCTCCGTTACAGGCTGATGCCATACATCTACTCCCTGGCCGGAGCTGTGGCACACCGCAGTTATACCATGTTCCGCGCGCTGGCCTTCGACTACCGGGAGGATGTGCGGGTTCATTCTATCAGCGACCAGTTCATGTTCGGTCCGGCCTTCATGGTAGCTCCCGTGACGGAGGCTATGTATTATGGTCCCGGCTCCCGTGAGCTTGAGGGGGTTCTTAAGCAACGCAGTGTATACCTTCCTGAAGGCGAATGGTACGATTATTGGAGCGATGAACGGCTGGAGGGCGGCGTGACGATTGTAGCAAAAGCGGATCTGGAGACGCTTCCCCTGTATGTCCGCGCCGGGTCCGTTGTCCCGCTCGGCCCCGATGTTCAATATACGGATGAACAGCCGGAGGCTGTGACCCGGCTCAAGGTATACGGCGGCAAGGATGCAGCCTTCACCCTGTATGAAGATGAAGGCGATAATTATAATTATGAGACCGGCTCCTATGCCATGATTGAGCTGAGCTGGTGTGAAGCGGACCGTAGCCTGACTATCGGGAAGCGGGCCGGAGACTATGCCGGAATGCAGGCGGTAAGGCAATTTGCCGTAGAGATGGCCGGGCATGCCGGAAGCTGTATTGTCACTTATGAAGGGGAAGCTCTAACCGTCCGCGCAGAGGACCTGCATAGCTGA
- a CDS encoding AraC family transcriptional regulator: protein MEPIRKSFDHQLPFTLLLDYKETKSPQRELPDHQHDWYEFIYVYGGKGSFFIDQTFYEMHPGDIIVVPGNTVHRGFPDNEEPVTSSALFFSPALIHNHTYSESYPYLKLFDAAKTNKQYKYTLSPEHAEILQNDIDAIHQEREQNQPDGGQALTLLLHLTLLHLNRYCLPQAAEPVVSSPLLPEWFREALSYINDHLDQPLELSSLAARASISPAHFSRVFKQRLGMNVTDYIATKRIFAAKDSLLQSSCTIEQIAMACGFESLPHFYRTFKRITSMTPAAYRKSNRAY from the coding sequence ATGGAACCGATCCGCAAGTCTTTTGACCATCAATTGCCGTTTACGCTGCTGCTAGACTATAAGGAAACGAAAAGTCCGCAGCGCGAGCTGCCCGACCACCAGCATGACTGGTACGAATTCATCTACGTATACGGCGGTAAAGGAAGCTTTTTCATCGATCAGACCTTTTATGAGATGCATCCAGGCGACATCATTGTCGTTCCTGGGAATACGGTGCACCGGGGATTTCCCGACAATGAGGAGCCGGTGACCTCCTCTGCCCTTTTTTTCAGCCCGGCTCTGATCCATAACCATACCTACAGTGAGTCTTATCCCTATCTGAAGCTGTTCGACGCTGCCAAGACAAACAAGCAGTATAAGTATACCCTGTCCCCTGAACATGCTGAAATTCTGCAAAATGATATCGATGCGATCCACCAGGAGCGCGAGCAGAATCAGCCGGACGGCGGGCAGGCGCTTACGCTGCTGCTTCATCTTACACTGCTGCATCTGAACCGCTACTGTCTACCGCAGGCCGCCGAGCCGGTTGTTTCAAGTCCCTTGCTGCCGGAGTGGTTCCGTGAGGCGCTCAGCTATATCAACGATCATCTGGATCAGCCGCTGGAGCTAAGCTCCCTGGCTGCGCGGGCCTCGATCTCACCGGCCCATTTCAGCCGGGTCTTCAAGCAGCGTCTGGGAATGAATGTGACAGATTATATTGCGACGAAGCGGATTTTTGCCGCCAAGGACAGCCTGCTGCAATCAAGCTGTACCATCGAGCAGATTGCCATGGCCTGCGGCTTCGAGAGCCTGCCCCATTTCTACCGTACGTTCAAAAGAATCACCAGCATGACACCCGCCGCCTACCGCAAGAGTAACAGAGCTTACTAG
- a CDS encoding amidohydrolase family protein, whose product MYIDAHQHYWKIDRDDYGWITPEIPVLFRDYLPADLEPELMKHGISRTIVVQAAPTVEETEYILGLSEQAESVAGVIGWLDLASPSFQAEFERLSRHPKFTGLRVMIQEMADPGVLLTRPYIEALSYLAERDVPVDLLVLADQLPQLIEMLEQVPGLRGVIDHLAKPKIASGQLEPWRSLMAEVAKHPGIYCKLSGMVTEADPQGWTQENFTAYVDAMLELFGPERVMFGSDWPVCLMAATYEEVVGILRTALQGRLSAEEMEPVFGANAVRFYKLDSLIIGG is encoded by the coding sequence ATGTATATTGATGCTCACCAGCATTATTGGAAGATAGACAGGGATGATTATGGATGGATTACACCGGAGATTCCGGTGCTGTTCCGGGATTATCTGCCCGCTGATCTGGAGCCGGAGCTAATGAAGCATGGGATCAGCCGCACGATTGTGGTACAGGCTGCGCCGACCGTGGAGGAAACGGAATACATTCTGGGACTGAGCGAGCAGGCGGAGTCTGTCGCGGGTGTGATCGGCTGGCTGGATCTTGCAAGCCCTTCCTTCCAGGCAGAATTCGAGCGTCTCAGCAGACATCCGAAGTTCACCGGGCTGCGGGTGATGATTCAGGAGATGGCAGACCCCGGTGTACTTTTGACCCGGCCATATATAGAAGCGCTCTCATATCTTGCGGAGCGGGATGTGCCGGTGGACCTGCTGGTGCTGGCCGATCAGCTTCCCCAGCTCATTGAGATGCTGGAACAGGTTCCGGGACTACGGGGAGTTATTGATCATCTGGCAAAGCCGAAGATTGCTTCGGGCCAATTAGAGCCGTGGAGAAGCTTGATGGCGGAGGTTGCCAAGCATCCGGGAATTTACTGCAAGCTGTCCGGGATGGTCACCGAAGCAGATCCTCAGGGCTGGACGCAGGAGAATTTCACCGCTTACGTAGATGCCATGCTGGAGCTGTTCGGACCCGAGCGGGTGATGTTCGGCAGCGACTGGCCTGTGTGCCTGATGGCGGCAACCTATGAGGAGGTTGTGGGGATTCTGCGCACAGCACTGCAAGGCCGATTGTCTGCGGAAGAGATGGAGCCGGTGTTTGGAGCGAATGCTGTTAGATTTTATAAGCTGGATTCACTAATTATAGGAGGTTGA
- a CDS encoding aldo/keto reductase, with the protein MKYRKLGNTGLDVSVLSYGASSLGSVFRDVPKEEGIRTVHTALDMGINLIDVSPYYGLMKAETVLGEALQTVPRDKYILSTKAGRYGEGEFDFSRERIIRSAEESMGRLGTDYLDILLLHDIEFGSLTQVMEEGIPALEELKQSGKIRYYGVTGLPLNIFETVLSKTALDVILSYCHYSLNDTTLLRLLPLLESQGTGLINASPISMGLLSNRKVPDWHPASAEIQAACQRAAEFCRDKGEEIAKLAVQFSTANEQIPTTLVSTATPDNIRNNIKWTEEPINEQLLAEVLDILKPIDGATWPSGQPEWNEAQSRNGERL; encoded by the coding sequence ATGAAATACAGAAAGCTGGGGAATACGGGACTGGATGTCTCCGTATTAAGCTACGGGGCGTCCTCGCTCGGAAGTGTGTTCCGGGATGTGCCTAAGGAAGAGGGTATCCGCACGGTGCATACGGCGCTGGATATGGGGATTAATCTCATCGATGTCTCCCCTTACTACGGCCTCATGAAAGCGGAGACAGTGCTGGGCGAAGCGCTGCAAACTGTACCGCGCGACAAGTATATCCTGAGCACGAAGGCCGGACGTTACGGCGAGGGGGAATTCGATTTCTCCAGAGAGCGGATCATCCGCAGTGCGGAAGAGAGTATGGGCAGACTGGGCACAGATTACTTGGATATTTTGCTGCTGCATGATATTGAATTTGGCTCGCTTACGCAGGTGATGGAGGAGGGGATTCCGGCGCTGGAGGAGCTGAAGCAATCCGGCAAAATCCGCTATTATGGCGTGACCGGCCTGCCGCTGAATATCTTCGAGACCGTGTTGTCGAAGACCGCACTGGATGTTATCCTGTCCTACTGCCACTATTCGCTGAATGATACTACGCTGCTGCGGTTGCTTCCGCTGCTGGAGAGCCAAGGCACCGGACTGATCAATGCTTCGCCGATCTCCATGGGGCTGCTCAGCAACCGCAAGGTGCCGGACTGGCATCCGGCGAGCGCCGAGATTCAGGCCGCGTGTCAGCGTGCGGCGGAATTTTGCCGGGACAAGGGAGAAGAAATCGCCAAGCTGGCGGTTCAATTCTCTACAGCGAATGAGCAGATTCCTACGACACTGGTGAGTACGGCAACGCCGGACAATATCCGCAACAATATTAAATGGACCGAAGAGCCGATCAATGAACAATTACTGGCAGAGGTACTGGACATTCTGAAGCCGATCGACGGGGCGACTTGGCCGAGCGGACAGCCGGAGTGGAACGAAGCACAGAGCCGGAACGGGGAGCGCTTATAA
- a CDS encoding zinc-binding alcohol dehydrogenase family protein produces the protein MKGIICEEIGKFVFREDLPEPELQDGEAIVSIRRIGICGTDLHAYRGNQPYFTYPRVLGHELSGIIERIGDNSQGLRAGDQVSVIPYLHCGECRACLNGKTNCCQKMRVFGVHLDGGMRERVSLPVGNLLKTDGLTLDQAAMLEPLAIGAHAVRRSRISAGDQVLVIGAGPIGLGVMAMARYAGAKVIAMDVNDERLAFCKGWAQAEHKVSALKEPKQQLSTLTDGNFLPHVIDSTGNISSMEGAFGLVGHGGTLTYVGLVKGNITFSDPDFHAREMTVQGSRNATREDFERVISAIRDGYIDVDRYISHRCSFGEMTGQFESWLNPESKVIKALVELN, from the coding sequence ATGAAGGGAATTATTTGTGAGGAGATCGGAAAGTTCGTATTCCGCGAGGATCTGCCGGAGCCTGAGCTGCAGGATGGAGAAGCCATTGTAAGCATCCGCCGGATCGGCATCTGCGGGACAGACCTGCACGCTTACCGGGGGAACCAGCCTTATTTCACTTATCCGCGTGTGCTGGGGCATGAGCTGTCAGGGATCATTGAGCGCATTGGAGACAATTCACAAGGGCTTCGCGCAGGGGATCAGGTCAGTGTCATCCCCTATCTGCATTGCGGAGAGTGCCGGGCCTGTCTGAACGGTAAAACGAATTGCTGCCAGAAAATGAGAGTATTCGGGGTTCATCTAGACGGCGGAATGCGGGAACGGGTGAGTCTGCCTGTAGGCAATCTGCTGAAGACAGACGGGCTGACGCTGGATCAGGCGGCCATGCTGGAGCCGCTGGCGATTGGTGCCCATGCGGTGCGGCGCTCAAGAATCAGCGCCGGGGATCAGGTACTTGTGATTGGAGCAGGCCCGATCGGACTTGGAGTGATGGCCATGGCCCGGTACGCCGGTGCGAAGGTCATTGCGATGGATGTCAACGATGAACGCCTGGCCTTCTGCAAGGGCTGGGCCCAGGCGGAGCATAAGGTAAGCGCCTTGAAGGAGCCGAAGCAACAGCTATCGACGCTTACAGACGGCAACTTCCTGCCGCATGTCATTGATTCCACCGGCAACATCTCTTCTATGGAGGGAGCTTTCGGACTGGTGGGGCATGGTGGTACGTTGACTTATGTCGGCTTGGTCAAAGGGAACATTACCTTTAGTGACCCGGATTTCCATGCCCGGGAAATGACGGTGCAGGGCAGCAGAAATGCGACCCGCGAGGACTTCGAACGGGTGATTAGCGCCATTAGGGACGGTTACATTGATGTGGACCGCTATATTTCCCACCGCTGCTCATTCGGGGAGATGACCGGCCAGTTCGAGAGCTGGCTGAATCCTGAATCCAAGGTGATCAAGGCATTGGTTGAGCTGAATTAA
- a CDS encoding glycoside hydrolase family 95 protein: MTSTEQSQRLWYSEPAQEWNEALPIGNGRLGAMIFGRAAEEKLQLNEDSVWYGGPRDRNNEDALPHLPKLRQLILEGKLQEAEELAAMTMVGLPEAQRHYLPLGDLLLSFSGHEQPVEEYSRELDLERGVSRVSYSTGGVRYTRELFASFPDQAIVLRITSDRKNAISLKARFNRQNWRMLEKTEKWNDSGLVMGGECGGRGGSSFAAVLKAVTEDGICRNIGEYVLVEGASSITLLLAAGTTFRHPDPALYAKRQLEELSSVPYDKLLARHVADYRSLYGRVALTLPEDPELSGLPTSERLNRFRQGGEDHGLISTYFQYGRYLLIASSRPGSLPANLQGIWNDSFTPAWDSKFTININAQMNYWPAELCNLAECHEPLFDLIERMREPGRVTAKVMYGCGGFTAHHNTDIWADTAPQDTYLPASFWPLGAAWLCLHMWEHYRFGQDRHYLANAYDTMKESAQFLLDYLIEDESGRLITCPSVSPENTYQLPGGESGVLCAGASMDFQIIEALFKACIQSAEIIGRDEAFREELRSALDRLPGPQIGKYGQIQEWMEDYEEVEPGHRHISHLFALYPGDAFMVEHTPELAAAARTTLERRLASGGGHTGWSRAWIINFWARLQDEGKAYTNVRALLEHSTLPNLFDNHPPFQIDGNFGGTAGIAEMLLQSHTDRIRLLPALPADWSEGSVKGLRARGGYTLDFTWSGGLVTEAVVTCTVSGPCRLEGPGLDSVSFTGEAGSSYTFTRCG, encoded by the coding sequence ATGACAAGTACGGAACAGAGCCAGCGGTTATGGTACAGTGAACCGGCACAGGAATGGAATGAGGCGCTGCCGATCGGCAACGGCCGGCTCGGGGCGATGATCTTTGGCCGGGCGGCCGAGGAGAAACTGCAGCTCAATGAGGATTCCGTATGGTACGGAGGTCCGCGTGACCGCAACAACGAAGATGCGTTGCCCCACTTGCCGAAGCTCCGCCAGCTGATTCTGGAAGGCAAGCTGCAGGAAGCGGAGGAGCTGGCGGCCATGACGATGGTGGGGCTGCCGGAAGCGCAGCGCCATTATCTGCCGCTGGGCGACCTGCTGCTGTCATTCAGCGGACATGAGCAGCCAGTGGAAGAGTATAGCCGTGAGTTGGATCTGGAACGCGGCGTATCGCGGGTGAGTTATTCCACCGGCGGAGTCCGGTATACCCGTGAGTTGTTCGCCAGCTTCCCGGATCAAGCCATCGTGCTGCGGATCACCTCTGACCGGAAGAACGCAATCTCCCTGAAGGCCAGATTTAACCGCCAGAACTGGAGAATGCTGGAGAAGACCGAGAAATGGAATGACAGCGGGCTGGTGATGGGCGGAGAATGCGGCGGGCGCGGGGGCAGCTCCTTCGCTGCTGTATTAAAGGCCGTCACAGAAGATGGAATCTGCCGCAACATCGGCGAATACGTGCTGGTGGAGGGGGCAAGCTCGATAACGCTGCTGCTTGCTGCAGGAACCACGTTCCGCCATCCCGATCCGGCGCTGTATGCCAAGCGGCAGCTTGAAGAGCTGAGTAGCGTTCCTTATGACAAGCTGCTTGCCCGTCATGTCGCGGATTACCGCAGCCTATACGGCCGGGTTGCGCTGACGCTGCCGGAGGACCCGGAGCTGAGCGGACTGCCGACCAGTGAACGGCTAAATCGGTTCCGGCAGGGAGGAGAAGACCACGGACTGATCTCGACTTATTTCCAATATGGCCGTTATCTGCTGATTGCCTCTAGCCGTCCGGGCTCCTTGCCTGCAAATCTGCAAGGCATCTGGAACGACAGCTTCACCCCGGCCTGGGACAGCAAATTCACGATTAACATTAACGCGCAAATGAATTACTGGCCGGCTGAACTTTGTAATCTGGCGGAATGCCATGAGCCGCTGTTCGATCTGATCGAACGGATGCGTGAGCCGGGACGGGTGACTGCGAAGGTGATGTACGGCTGTGGCGGCTTCACGGCACATCACAATACTGACATCTGGGCAGATACTGCTCCTCAGGATACGTATCTGCCAGCATCGTTCTGGCCGCTGGGAGCAGCTTGGCTGTGTCTGCATATGTGGGAGCATTACCGGTTCGGTCAGGACCGCCATTATCTGGCGAATGCCTACGATACGATGAAGGAATCTGCACAGTTCCTGCTGGATTATCTGATAGAGGATGAGTCGGGCCGGCTGATTACCTGCCCGTCCGTCTCGCCGGAGAACACCTACCAGCTACCTGGCGGGGAATCGGGCGTGCTGTGTGCCGGAGCCTCTATGGACTTCCAGATTATTGAGGCGCTGTTCAAGGCCTGCATCCAGAGCGCGGAGATTATTGGCCGGGACGAGGCATTCCGCGAAGAGCTCCGCTCAGCGCTGGATCGTTTGCCAGGGCCGCAGATCGGTAAATACGGCCAGATTCAGGAATGGATGGAGGATTACGAAGAGGTAGAGCCAGGGCATCGGCATATTTCGCATCTGTTCGCGCTGTATCCGGGGGATGCCTTCATGGTGGAGCATACGCCGGAGCTGGCGGCAGCGGCCCGTACGACGCTGGAACGCAGACTTGCCAGCGGCGGTGGACATACCGGCTGGAGCCGGGCATGGATCATTAACTTCTGGGCCAGACTGCAAGATGAGGGCAAAGCCTATACCAATGTCCGGGCGTTGCTGGAGCATTCGACCCTGCCTAACCTGTTCGACAATCATCCGCCTTTCCAGATTGACGGGAACTTCGGAGGAACAGCGGGCATTGCGGAGATGCTGCTGCAGAGTCATACAGATAGGATCAGACTGCTGCCTGCTTTGCCAGCGGACTGGAGCGAGGGCAGTGTCAAGGGACTGCGGGCAAGAGGCGGCTATACCCTCGATTTCACCTGGAGCGGTGGACTCGTTACGGAAGCAGTGGTAACATGTACCGTATCCGGCCCTTGCCGGCTCGAAGGTCCAGGACTTGATTCCGTATCGTTCACAGGAGAAGCGGGAAGCTCGTATACATTCACCCGCTGTGGCTGA